The Brassica napus cultivar Da-Ae chromosome C7, Da-Ae, whole genome shotgun sequence genome has a segment encoding these proteins:
- the LOC125590442 gene encoding glutamic acid-rich protein-like, which translates to MNASLGMDDDEYLIRQVEAVEASFGLNSQTAERVQGSKDKDSGAAVDAVCGVNPASSNILQQNSTQQEKQKICALGTIMENESKKRAHVETAEDAVCGVNPDNMHQQNCMLQEKEKSCGEGTVVEYGNEDEDEDDEDYDYNEEEYEDEDDDEDEDDGENEYKDDVGNEDTNEDDKDYDYNGWHEFVGNDCERDEDDDFVDVHQKEGVVDGLVVTVMSVLGSPKLEVKGLEEANGQGLQVDLRQANSVAI; encoded by the exons ATGAATGCATCACTCGGAATGGATGATGATGAGTATTTAATTAGGCAAGTAGAAGCAGTTGAAGCATCTTTTGGATTGAACTCACAGACGGCTGAACGGGTGCAAGGTTCCAAGGATAAAGATAGTGGAGCGGCTGTAGATGCCGTATGCGGGGTTAATCCGGCTTCGAGTAATATACTTCAACAAAACAGTACGCAACAAGAGAAGCAAAAGATCTGTGCACTAGGAACAATAATGGAGAATGAAAGTAAAAAGCGGGCTCACGTTGAAACAGCTGAAGATGCCGTTTGTGGGGTTAATCCGGATAATATGCATCAACAAAACTGTATGCTACAAGAGAAGGAAAAGAGCTGTGGAGAAGGAACAGTAGTGGAGTATGGAA atgaagatgaagatgaagatgacgaGGACTATGATTATAatgaagaagaatatgaagatgaagatgatgatgaagatgaagatgacggTGAAAATGAATATAAAGATGATGTTGGAAATGAAGACACAAACGAAGATGACAAGGACTATGATTATAATGGCTGGCATGAGTTTGTTGGAAATGATTGTGAGAGAGACGAAGATGATGATTTTGTAGATGTCCACCAAAAGGAGGGCGTGGTGGACGGTCTGGTCGTAACGGTTATGAGCGTTCTGGGGTCACCGAAGTTAGAGGTCAAGGGTCTGGAAGAGGCCAATGGTCAAGGGCTACAGGTGGATCTTCGTCAAGCAAACAGCGTTGCAATATGA
- the LOC106430303 gene encoding uncharacterized protein LOC106430303: MFKDKAQFKLTMSIYALAEVCRFKFRHCKRFVMAICVEKQCTWRVCAKQLGDSPTYVVKKAILGHQCTSDVRRLYKKHGTSRVLAALLHSKYEGLHYGPRAMELPEVLRTEFNYTCTYWKAWKVKELTIASAQGTEEMSYKMLPQYLHVLKLANPGTITDIKTELDKEGKSRFLYAFMSLKACIDGWQHLRKVLVVDGTHMFGKYKGVLLSASGQDADCRIFPIAFAVVDSENSDSWKWFFERCAAIFAAKDRWYPSAHHGICLVHLKRNVDDKYKGLQQKQMIYDLIKLMDWRCWDYLEKIDKKLWTRSHFEGNRFNLMSSNIAESLNKALLSARDSPINGIAGVYKTDVEQMVQVQALRY; this comes from the exons ATGTTTAAGGACAAAGCGCAGTTCAAGTTGACGATGTCGATCTATGCACTCGCGGAGGTGTGCAGGTTCAAATTCAGGCATTGCAAACGCTTCGTCATGGCTATATGCGTTGAAAAACAGTGTACTTGGAGGGTATGTGCTAAGCAACTGGGTGATTCTCCTACGTATGTTGTAAAGAAGGCAATTTTGGGACATCAATGTACATCTGATGTGCGAAGGCTGTACAAAAAACATGGAACATCTAGAGTTCTTGCTGCTCTTCTGCACTCAAAATACGAAGGACTCCACTATGGACCTCGTGCTATGGAACTGCCAGAAGTACTTCGAACGGAATTCAACTATACATGCACGTACTGGAAAGCTTGGAAAGTTAAGGAACTAACAATTGCGTCTGCCCAAGGAACAGAGGAAATGTCTTACAAGATGTTACCACAGTACTTGCACGTACTGAAATTAGCAAATCCTGGAACAATCACGGATATTAAAACCGAACTTGATAAAGAAGGAAAATCGAGGTTCCTGTATGCATTCATGTCACTGAAGGCTTGTATCGATGGGTGGCAGCATTTGCGTAAGGTCCTTGTGGTGGACGGCACCCACATGTTTGGGAAATACAAAGGGGTATTGCTTAGTGCTAGCGGGCAAGACGCAGACTGCCGCATATTCCCTATTGCTTTCGCAGTAGTGGATAGCGAGAACTCAGATTCTTGGAAGTGGTTCTTCGAAAG ATGCGCCGCTATATTTGCAGCTAAAGATAGATGGTATCCATCTGCACACCATGGTATTTGTCTTGTACACCTTAAGCGTAACGTGGACGATAAGTACAAAGGACTGCAGCAGAAGCAGATG ATCTATGACCTTATAAAGCTTATGGATTGGAGATGTTGGGATTACTTGGAGAAAATCGACAAAAAGTTATGGACACGTTCACATTTCGAAGGAAATAGGTTTAACTTGATGAGTTCAAATATAGCTGAATCGTTGAATAAAGCGCTGCTGTCAGCGCGTGATAGCCCTATTAATGGCATTGCTGGAGTTTATAAGACGGATGTTGAGCAGATGGTTCAAGTGCAGGCGCTGCGATATTAG